The proteins below come from a single Sander vitreus isolate 19-12246 chromosome 15, sanVit1, whole genome shotgun sequence genomic window:
- the cnn1b gene encoding calponin-1, translating into MSTHFRGGPAFGLSAEVKSKLAGKYDPQKEEELRLWIQDVTGKRMGDNFMESLKDGVLLCELINVLQPGSVKKINNSSQNWHQLENIGNFVRAITDYGLRLPDIFEANDLFENANHTQVQSTLMALAGMAKSKGFYSKYDLGVKYAEKQHRRFAPEKLREGRNIIGLQMGTNKLASQKGMTSYGTRRHLYDSKMAMDTPLDQSTISLQMGTNKGASQAGMTAPGTRRHIFDSKLDLENCDTTTISLQMGTNKRASQRGMTTYGLPRQVYDNKYCTNPTETFNNGSEAEFDGYNQYDD; encoded by the exons ATGTCAACGCATTTCAGGGGCGGACCAGCCTTCGGGCTTTCTGCAGAGGTCAAGAGTAAG CTGGCCGGGAAGTACGACCCGCAGAAGGAAGAGGAGCTGAGGCTGTGGATTCAGGACGTGACGGGCAAAAGGATGGGCGACAACTTCATGGAGAGTCTGAAGGACGGAGTCCTGCTGTGCGA ACTCATTAATGTGCTCCAGCCAGGCTCTGTGAAAAAGATCAACAACTCCAGTCAGAACTGGCACCAGCTGGAAAACATCGGGAACTTTGTCCGTGCGATCACGGACTACGGCCTGAGGCTACCGGACATCTTCGAGGCCAACGACCTGTTTGAGAACGCCAACCACACACAGGTCCAGTCCACGCTCATGGCTCTGGCTGGCAtg gCCAAGTCCAAAGGTTTCTACTCCAAGTACGATCTAGGAGTGAAGTACGCTGAGAAGCAGCATCGCCGCTTTGCTCCGGAGAAGCTCAGGGAGGGTCGTAACATCATCGGCCTGCAG ATGGGAACCAACAAGCTTGCCAGCCAAAAGGGCATGACTTCTTACGGCACACGACGCCATCTGTACGATTCCAAGATGGCGATGGACACTCCCCTGGACCAATCAACTATCAGCCTACAGATGGGCACCAACAAGGGAGCCAGCCAG GCTGGCATGACGGCCCCGGGGACCAGGAGGCACATCTTTGACAGCAAGCTGGATCTGGAGAACTGCGATACCACTACCATCTCTCTGCAGATGGGGACCAACAAGCGGGCGTCCCAGCGGGGCATGACCACCTACGGCCTGCCACGCCAGGTCTACGACAACAAGTACTGCACCAACCCCACCGAGACCTTCAACAACGGGAGCGAGGCCGAGTTCGACGGCTACAACCAGTACGACGACTAA